A single region of the Malus sylvestris chromosome 8, drMalSylv7.2, whole genome shotgun sequence genome encodes:
- the LOC126631952 gene encoding protein MRG1-like, with the protein MRRRGSKSKSVVSDTTDTDSSATESDSSATKTDSDMVDNENDDASSPSSDSCPFAEGEKVIAFHNHRLYAAKVTNIRYKMEWEFYVHYLGWSKNWDEWVGVDRLMKNTEENRKKQEAIKQKQGADKNAKLKHMSQTKPKSYHASRGKKRKNDSVNKDKDAIPMEDLLLQMPQPLKKQLVDDCEFITDLGKLVKLPRTPNVNDIFKKYLDYRSKKDSIKKAQSIEEILKGLCCYFDKALPAMLLYKNERQQYEKAITDDVSPSSVYGAEHLLRLFVKLPELLLDANIEEETLKVLQKKLVDFLKFLQKNQSAFFLSTYHVPDDIETSTNKPGV; encoded by the exons ATGAGACGCAGAGGCTCCAAGTCCAAGAGTGTGGTGAGTGATACTACTGACACTGATTCGTCCGCCACCGAGTCCGACAGCTCCGCGACCAAGACCGATTCCGACATGGTCGACAATGAAAACGACGACGCTTCCTCCCCTTCCTCCGATTCCTGCCCCTTCGCCGAGGGCGAGAAGGTCATCGCCTTTCACAACCATCGACTGTACGCGGCCAAG GTGACCAATATCCGATACAAGATGGAATGGGAGTTTTATGTTCATTACCTT Ggatggagcaaaaa TTGGGATGAGTGGGTAGGGGTGGATCGTCTGATGAAAAACACTGAAGAGAATAGGAAGAAACAAGAGGCCATCAAACAGAAACAGGGAGCAGACAAGAATGCGAAGCTAAAACACATGTCGCAGACTAAACCAAAAAGTTATCATG CGTCAAGAGGGAAGAAGCGAAAGAATGACTCTGTTAATAAG gaCAAAGATGCCATACCGATGGAAGATCTCTTGCTTCAAATGCCACAACCACTAAAGAAACAACTAGTTGATGATTGTGAATTCATTACTGATCTGGGCAAG CTTGTTAAACTTCCACGTACTCCAAATGTGaatgacatattcaagaagTATCTCGACTACAGATCAAAGAAGGACAGTAT TAAGAAAGCTCAATCTATTGAAGAAATTCTGAAAGGATTATGTTGTTACTTTGACAAAGCACTGCCGGCGATGCTTTTGTACAAAAATGAACGTCAGCAGTATGAGAAAGCAATCACAGATGATGTCTCTCCTTCATCTGTCTATGGTGCTGAGCATCTATTACGTCTCTTTG ttAAACTACCCGAGTTATTGTTGGATGCTAACATTGAAGAGGAGACACTGAAAGTGTTGCAGAAAAAATTGGTCGACTTTCTCAA GTTCCTACAGAAGAACCAGAGTGCGTTTTTCCTCTCTACCTATCATGTACCAGACGACATTGAAACCAGCACCAACAAACCAGGTGTCTAA